The DNA sequence CAGTCCGACATGGCCGGGATGCCGCTCGGTGGCGGCCAGGAGCGCTGCCTCGAGTGCCTGATCGCCGGAGCCGAGGACCACCAGCTTGGCCCCCATGCCGACAATGTCATCAACAAGCTCGGTGAGGACGTCGATGCCCTTTTGCCACGTCAGGCGGCTTACAACGGTAAACACCGGACCATCGGTGCCGGCCAAACCGAACCGGTCAGCCAGTGCCTTGCGGTTGGCCTGCCGTTTTTTCAGCTTGGAGCGGCTGAAATTGGCCGGGATCATCGGGTCGGTTGCCGGGTCCCAAACCTGGGGATCGATCCCGTTGACGATACCATGCAAAGCGTCGGCGCGGGCGTTGATCAAGCCATCCAGCCCCATACCAAAGGCGGGCGTCCGGATTTCCTGGGCATAGGTCGGGCTGACAGTGGTAATGGCGGAGGCCATTTGCAGGCCGCCCTTGAGGAAGCTGACATCACCATAATACTCAAGTCCGTCGACCGAAAAAACCGCAGGCGGCAGATCAAGCTCAGGGAAGATGTCGGGTCCGAACTGGCCCTGAAACGCAATATTGTGAATCGTCATGACCGTCGGCGTGGCAGCGGCACTACCTTGTTTCATATAGACCGGCACAAGCCCGGCTTGCCAATCATGGGCATGGACAAGGTCCGGAATCCAGCCATCCAAACCACCTTCCGCGATGGTGGCTGCAGCGCGGCACAGTGCTGCAAAGCGGCGCCAATTGTCGGGGTGATCGGCACCCGCTGCATTGGTGTAAGGCCCGCCGTCACGGCCATAAAGCTCCGGCGCGTCCAGAACGAGGAACTGGACCCCGTCAATCTTGCTGGCAAGAACGGTTGCACTTGCGCCAAACAGATTGGTGAATTCCAGAACCGGAACCGGCCTTTTCAGCTTGGCCATGACCTGCTTGTAGCCGGGCAGCAAAACCCGCATGTCGACTCCGTGGGCAGCCAGCGCCGCGGGCAGGGCGCCCGCGACATCGGCAAGCCCGCCGGTCTTGATCAACGGATAGACTTCGGAGGCGACGGAGAGAACTTTCATTCGTAGATCAATCCTGCACGGTCAAGCATGTCCTGGGTGATCAGGCAGATCCCCGATTCCGATCGGTGGAAACGACTGGCATCCAGCTCCGGATCCTCTCCCACAACCAAACCTGCCGGAATTTTCACGCCGCGATCGAGCACCACCTTTGACAAATTGGCATGCCGTCCGATGACGCATTCGGGCAGCACCACCGCCTCGTTGAGTTTTGAATAGGATCGGCACAGAACACCGGTAAAAATCAGCGATCGATGCAGTTCCGAGCCGGAGATGATGCAATCGCCAGACACCAGCGAGGACAGCGCCATGCCGCGACGGCCTTCTTCATTGTGAACGAATTTTGCCGGTGGCCGGATCTCGGCGTAGGTCCAGATCGGCCATGACCGGTCATACAGATCAAGCTCGGGCAGGATGTCGGTCAGGTCGATATTGGCCTGCCAATAGGCGTCAATCGTACCGACGTCGCGCCAATAGGCTTCTTTCTCGGGTGTTTCGCGGACACAAGATTCAGCAAATCTGTGCGCCACGGCTTTGCCGTGTTCGACGATATAGGGGATGATGTCCTTGCCGAAGTCACGGCTGGAATCCGGATTGGCGGCATCGCGGCGCAACTCATCCATCAGGAACTCGGTGTTGAAGACATAAATGCCCATTGAGGCCAGCGCCATATCCGGATTGTCGGGCATGGCGGGAGGATCGGCAGGCTTCTCGACAAAGGCGATGATCTCGTCCTTGTCGTTGACATGCATGACGCCAAAGCCGACCGCTTCCATGCGCGGCACCTCAAGGCAACCGACCGTGACATCGGCACCGGAATTGACGTGCTGCTGCAGCATCAGTTCATAGTCCATCTTGTAGATGTGATCGCCAGCCAGAATGACCATATATTTGGGCTCATAGCTTTCGATGATGTCGATATTCTGGAAGACCGCATCAGCGGTGCCGTCATACCATTGGGTTTCCGATACGCGCTGGCTGGCGGGAAGGATGTCGAAGCTTTCATTGCGCTCGGGGCGCAGGAAATTCCAGCCGCGCTGCATGTGCCGGATGAGGGAGTGAGCCTTGTATTGCGTGGCGACGCCGATGCGCCGGATGCCG is a window from the Hoeflea sp. IMCC20628 genome containing:
- the glgA gene encoding glycogen synthase GlgA, producing the protein MKVLSVASEVYPLIKTGGLADVAGALPAALAAHGVDMRVLLPGYKQVMAKLKRPVPVLEFTNLFGASATVLASKIDGVQFLVLDAPELYGRDGGPYTNAAGADHPDNWRRFAALCRAAATIAEGGLDGWIPDLVHAHDWQAGLVPVYMKQGSAAATPTVMTIHNIAFQGQFGPDIFPELDLPPAVFSVDGLEYYGDVSFLKGGLQMASAITTVSPTYAQEIRTPAFGMGLDGLINARADALHGIVNGIDPQVWDPATDPMIPANFSRSKLKKRQANRKALADRFGLAGTDGPVFTVVSRLTWQKGIDVLTELVDDIVGMGAKLVVLGSGDQALEAALLAATERHPGHVGLVIGYDEPLSHLMQAGGDMVLVPSRFEPCGLTQLYGLRYGNVPVVARTGGLADTIIDANEAASAARVATGFQFSPVTPDALREALRRAVRAFAEPKVWARLQNQGMEADVSWDRSALRYADLYAELLANKE
- the glgC gene encoding glucose-1-phosphate adenylyltransferase; its protein translation is MENKRIQPLARDAMAYVLAGGRGSRLKELTDRRAKPAVFFGGKSRIIDFALSNALNSGIRRIGVATQYKAHSLIRHMQRGWNFLRPERNESFDILPASQRVSETQWYDGTADAVFQNIDIIESYEPKYMVILAGDHIYKMDYELMLQQHVNSGADVTVGCLEVPRMEAVGFGVMHVNDKDEIIAFVEKPADPPAMPDNPDMALASMGIYVFNTEFLMDELRRDAANPDSSRDFGKDIIPYIVEHGKAVAHRFAESCVRETPEKEAYWRDVGTIDAYWQANIDLTDILPELDLYDRSWPIWTYAEIRPPAKFVHNEEGRRGMALSSLVSGDCIISGSELHRSLIFTGVLCRSYSKLNEAVVLPECVIGRHANLSKVVLDRGVKIPAGLVVGEDPELDASRFHRSESGICLITQDMLDRAGLIYE